The Mycolicibacterium flavescens genome has a segment encoding these proteins:
- a CDS encoding virulence factor Mce family protein yields the protein MRMTRQILIQMAIFSAIAIIALSVMIFGYMRLPTLLGVGQYRVTLELPETGGLYPRGNVTYRGVQVGEVKSVDLTDRGVEAVLSLDSDVSIPADLEAEVHSVSAVGEQYVQLLPRSGDGPELRDGDVIPLDRTRVPTDINTVLDDTARGLQAIPQENLRTVVDEAYTAVGGLGPELRRLVQGSATLAIDARKNLDPLLTLIDESKPILDTQTETSGSIQAWAANLASISGQLQSQDPAVSGILAKGPGAADEVRALFERLQPTLPIVLANLVSIGEVALAYQPSLEQLLVLLPQGTAVTQAVGVHKRNTKQDYMGDSLIFNLNAILPALPAPLPLPPQNLPPPCTTGFLPAQQQRVPVFEDYPDRPVGDLYCRTPQDAPFNVRGARNLPCITVPGKRAPTWQMCESNEQYVPLNDGYNWKGDPNATLSGQPIPHVPPDVPVAITPPPPGTPPLPVAAAEYDPASGEYVGPDGKVYTQSNLANGAAGERPWQSMLVPPGS from the coding sequence ATGCGAATGACCCGTCAGATCCTCATTCAGATGGCCATCTTCTCGGCCATCGCGATCATTGCGTTGAGCGTCATGATCTTTGGGTACATGCGGTTGCCGACTCTGCTCGGCGTGGGGCAGTACCGTGTCACGCTCGAATTGCCGGAGACCGGCGGGCTGTATCCGCGGGGCAACGTCACCTACCGCGGTGTGCAGGTCGGTGAGGTGAAAAGCGTCGATCTCACCGACAGGGGAGTCGAGGCGGTGCTGTCGCTGGACTCCGACGTCAGCATCCCCGCCGACCTCGAAGCCGAGGTGCACAGCGTGTCCGCCGTCGGCGAGCAGTACGTCCAGCTGCTCCCCCGTAGCGGCGATGGTCCGGAGTTGAGGGACGGCGATGTGATCCCGTTGGACCGCACCAGGGTTCCGACGGATATCAATACGGTGCTCGACGATACGGCCCGGGGACTGCAGGCGATTCCGCAAGAGAACTTGAGGACCGTCGTCGACGAGGCCTATACCGCGGTGGGCGGGCTCGGCCCCGAACTGCGCCGGCTGGTCCAGGGGAGCGCCACGCTGGCCATTGATGCCCGCAAGAACCTCGACCCGCTGCTCACACTGATCGACGAGTCCAAGCCGATACTTGACACCCAGACCGAGACTTCCGGCTCCATTCAGGCGTGGGCGGCGAACCTGGCGAGCATCAGCGGTCAACTGCAGAGCCAGGATCCGGCGGTGTCGGGAATCCTGGCCAAGGGGCCGGGGGCCGCCGACGAGGTGCGCGCCCTGTTCGAACGACTGCAGCCGACCCTGCCGATCGTGTTGGCCAACCTGGTCAGCATCGGAGAGGTGGCTCTCGCTTACCAGCCGAGCCTCGAGCAGCTGCTGGTCTTGTTGCCGCAGGGCACCGCGGTCACACAGGCGGTGGGCGTGCACAAGCGCAATACCAAGCAGGACTACATGGGCGACTCGCTCATCTTCAACCTCAATGCGATCCTGCCCGCGCTGCCCGCGCCGCTGCCGCTGCCGCCGCAGAACCTGCCGCCGCCGTGTACGACGGGGTTCCTGCCCGCCCAGCAGCAGCGCGTGCCGGTCTTCGAGGACTACCCCGACCGGCCGGTGGGCGATCTGTATTGCCGGACGCCGCAGGATGCGCCGTTCAACGTCCGTGGCGCGCGCAACCTGCCGTGTATCACGGTGCCGGGCAAGCGGGCTCCGACGTGGCAGATGTGCGAGAGCAACGAGCAGTACGTGCCGCTCAACGACGGCTACAACTGGAAAGGTGATCCGAACGCGACCCTCTCGGGGCAGCCGATCCCGCATGTGCCCCCGGATGTGCCCGTCGCCATCACGCCGCCTCCGCCGGGTACGCCGCCGCTGCCCGTCGCGGCCGCCGAATATGACCCCGCTTCCGGCGAATACGTGGGACCGGACGGCAAGGTGTACACCCAGTCCAACCTGGCAAACGGTGCGGCCGGCGAGCGGCCGTGGCAGTCGATGCTCGTCCCGCCGGGGAGCTGA
- a CDS encoding conserved Mce associated membrane protein — MADETTPGKDAAAEGPESTTPAETAPAASVTPAASTTPTASTTEAADTTEAADTTEAAGGAEDYDAAEDEAEPAPLKAPMSHVRLATIVGLVVVVALAALTGWLGYRAYESRQAEDLRNLFLQVGRQGALNLTTISHEHAEQDVQRVLDSSTGTFYDDFQARAQPFVEVVKQAQSKSEGEIAEAGIESLNDNEAKVLVAVTVNTTNAGAPEQAPRSWRMRISVQKTGEDEAKISNVEFVP; from the coding sequence ATGGCAGACGAGACCACACCCGGCAAGGACGCCGCGGCCGAAGGTCCCGAGTCCACGACACCTGCCGAGACGGCACCGGCTGCTTCGGTGACACCCGCTGCTTCGACGACACCGACTGCGTCGACAACAGAGGCCGCCGACACGACAGAGGCCGCCGACACGACAGAGGCTGCCGGAGGCGCCGAGGATTACGACGCCGCCGAGGATGAAGCGGAGCCCGCCCCGCTTAAGGCGCCGATGTCGCACGTCCGGTTGGCGACGATCGTCGGCCTGGTGGTCGTGGTGGCCCTCGCGGCGCTGACGGGCTGGCTCGGATACCGGGCGTACGAGTCGCGGCAGGCCGAGGATCTGCGCAACCTCTTCCTGCAGGTCGGTCGGCAGGGCGCGCTGAACCTCACGACGATCAGCCACGAGCACGCTGAGCAGGATGTGCAACGTGTCCTGGACTCGTCGACCGGAACGTTCTACGACGATTTCCAGGCCCGCGCGCAACCGTTCGTCGAGGTCGTCAAGCAGGCGCAGTCGAAGTCGGAGGGCGAGATCGCCGAGGCGGGGATCGAGTCGTTGAACGACAACGAGGCCAAGGTTCTGGTCGCGGTGACCGTCAACACGACCAATGCCGGTGCGCCCGAGCAGGCGCCGCGGTCCTGGCGGATGAGGATCTCGGTGCAGAAGACCGGCGAGGACGAGGCCAAGATTTCGAATGTGGAGTTCGTACCGTGA
- a CDS encoding Mce associated membrane protein, translating to MSNRHRLPRRKRNNDATDEAAEKGTTPASEAVELTESTAETTAAPAEKTEAVEKTTAAEDPPAAETTESAETTEPATSEPATTEPATTEPATTEPATTEPAGKGGINWARVFAFGVLPALALLLAGGAGYLKWVDNSVRNADAARAESVQAAKDSTVAMLSYKPDTVEQQLNDARSLLTGEFEESYTGLINDVVIPGAQQKQISAVASVPAAASVSADSEEAVVLVFVNQTVVMGQDAPTDTASSVRVTLEKIDGDWLISKFEPV from the coding sequence GTGAGCAATAGACATCGACTTCCGCGGCGCAAGCGAAACAACGACGCCACCGACGAGGCCGCCGAGAAGGGCACGACGCCGGCATCCGAGGCGGTCGAGCTGACGGAATCGACGGCCGAGACGACGGCCGCGCCTGCGGAGAAGACCGAGGCAGTGGAGAAGACCACGGCCGCGGAGGACCCCCCGGCGGCCGAAACGACCGAGTCAGCGGAGACGACCGAGCCCGCCACGAGCGAGCCGGCCACGACCGAGCCGGCCACGACCGAGCCGGCCACGACCGAGCCCGCCACGACCGAGCCCGCCGGCAAGGGAGGCATCAACTGGGCCCGCGTCTTCGCCTTCGGCGTGCTGCCCGCCCTCGCGCTGCTGCTGGCAGGCGGAGCCGGTTATCTGAAGTGGGTCGACAACTCCGTGCGCAACGCGGACGCGGCGCGCGCCGAATCGGTCCAGGCCGCCAAAGACAGCACGGTGGCGATGCTGTCGTACAAGCCGGACACCGTCGAACAGCAGCTCAACGATGCACGCTCCCTGTTGACAGGCGAGTTCGAGGAGTCCTACACCGGGCTCATCAACGACGTGGTGATCCCCGGCGCACAGCAGAAGCAGATCTCCGCAGTGGCTTCCGTTCCGGCGGCCGCATCCGTGTCGGCCGACTCCGAGGAGGCTGTGGTCCTGGTGTTCGTCAACCAGACCGTGGTCATGGGGCAGGACGCGCCGACGGATACCGCCTCGAGCGTGCGGGTGACGTTGGAAAAGATCGACGGCGACTGGCTCATCTCGAAGTTCGAGCCGGTGTAG
- the dhlA gene encoding alpha/beta hydrolase fold protein produces the protein MAEPELIDVDAPGVRLRALSWGTVGAPIALCLHGFPDTAHGWRNIAPLLVDAGWRVVAPFMRGYAPSSTASDGSYHVGALMDDALRVLDAAGPTGRDVLIGHDWGAIAGAGLAAMPDSPFSKAVIMSVPFAAAFRPLGKTPDAGRLAAQLPRQLLRSWYIMYFQLPGLPERSASWVVPRLWRQWSPGYDATEDVAHVLDAIGAPENWRAALGYYRATVRNSKPPAQYAQLHRHWLSAPQLPTLYLHGTDDGCASADYTRWVRRLLPEAREVATVERAGHFLQLEQPDAVAGHIVDFIGSTRA, from the coding sequence GTGGCCGAACCCGAACTCATCGATGTCGATGCGCCGGGCGTACGGCTGCGCGCCCTCAGCTGGGGCACCGTCGGTGCGCCGATTGCACTGTGCCTGCACGGTTTTCCCGACACCGCGCACGGATGGCGCAACATCGCACCGCTGTTGGTCGACGCGGGATGGCGGGTGGTGGCGCCGTTCATGCGAGGCTACGCACCGTCGTCGACCGCATCCGACGGCAGCTACCACGTCGGCGCGTTGATGGACGATGCGCTGCGGGTGCTCGACGCGGCCGGACCGACCGGCCGCGACGTGCTGATCGGGCATGACTGGGGAGCGATCGCCGGTGCCGGGCTCGCCGCGATGCCCGACAGCCCGTTCTCGAAGGCCGTCATCATGTCGGTGCCGTTTGCCGCGGCGTTCCGACCCCTGGGCAAGACGCCGGATGCGGGCCGGCTCGCCGCACAGTTGCCCCGCCAGTTACTCCGCAGCTGGTACATCATGTACTTCCAATTACCCGGCCTTCCCGAGCGATCCGCGTCGTGGGTGGTGCCCCGGTTGTGGCGCCAGTGGTCGCCGGGTTACGACGCCACCGAGGACGTCGCCCACGTTCTCGACGCGATCGGTGCGCCCGAGAACTGGCGTGCCGCGCTCGGGTACTACCGGGCCACCGTGCGCAACAGCAAGCCGCCCGCGCAGTACGCTCAACTGCACCGGCATTGGCTCTCGGCGCCGCAGCTTCCGACTCTGTACCTGCATGGCACCGACGATGGTTGTGCCTCAGCGGATTACACCCGGTGGGTCCGGCGGCTTCTGCCGGAAGCTAGAGAGGTCGCCACCGTCGAGCGGGCCGGTCACTTCCTGCAGCTGGAACAGCCGGATGCCGTCGCGGGGCACATCGTCGACTTCATCGGCTCGACGCGCGCTTAG
- a CDS encoding acyltransferase, WS/DGAT/MGAT, protein MSAKIPSDQFLLYGFAGDVADVESALARIRARARGCTELRLRVRDGNPLTYPRWVPADVSPNQFVMHAAGASWAGCLAIVAGLLSSDQLDPRIMAWRIHVFPAVEDVPGAGLGTVAAVQVAHALGDGVRSSALAAWLFGRREIVPNVAAPERFLGSRLPWRGCAAARAHLGLVRDTSAGLVPPQADSRPALRSNARPEGLRSIRTVVMRRSQMPGPTVTTGALAAVSEALAAHLREFGDDTSLLGAEVPMAKTGERRAHNHFGNVGVDLYPDLPFHERAARIAKDLEQRRRRAAHPAMVASGRASAAVPASLLRYGIEKFDMTLRSPTVTGNTVVSSVNRGPDDLQFGSSPVVLTAGFPGLSPMMGVTHGVHGIGDTIAVSVHAAESAIGDIDSYAERLEAALTAEHP, encoded by the coding sequence ATGTCGGCGAAGATTCCCAGCGATCAGTTTCTGCTCTACGGTTTCGCGGGGGACGTTGCCGATGTCGAGTCGGCCCTAGCGCGAATCCGTGCCCGGGCGCGGGGCTGTACCGAGTTACGCCTGCGGGTGCGTGACGGCAATCCGCTGACATATCCGCGGTGGGTGCCCGCGGACGTCTCGCCGAACCAGTTCGTGATGCATGCCGCGGGGGCCAGTTGGGCGGGCTGTCTGGCGATCGTGGCGGGGTTGTTGAGCTCGGACCAACTCGATCCGCGGATCATGGCATGGCGAATCCACGTCTTCCCGGCTGTCGAGGATGTTCCGGGAGCGGGACTCGGAACGGTAGCGGCGGTGCAGGTGGCGCACGCGCTCGGGGACGGTGTGCGGTCATCGGCGTTGGCTGCGTGGCTGTTCGGGAGACGAGAGATCGTGCCGAATGTTGCGGCGCCAGAGCGGTTTCTAGGGTCGAGACTGCCGTGGCGCGGTTGTGCTGCCGCGCGGGCTCACCTTGGGTTGGTGCGAGATACGTCGGCGGGATTGGTTCCGCCGCAGGCGGATTCGCGTCCTGCGCTGCGGAGCAATGCGCGACCGGAAGGCTTGCGCAGCATCCGGACGGTGGTGATGCGGCGTTCACAGATGCCAGGGCCCACGGTGACGACTGGCGCATTGGCCGCGGTGTCCGAGGCGTTGGCCGCGCACTTGCGGGAGTTCGGTGATGACACATCGCTGCTGGGCGCCGAGGTGCCGATGGCGAAGACGGGCGAGCGGCGCGCCCACAATCACTTCGGCAATGTGGGTGTGGACCTGTATCCGGATCTGCCATTCCATGAACGTGCTGCGCGCATTGCCAAGGACCTGGAGCAACGCCGGCGCAGGGCCGCCCATCCGGCGATGGTTGCGTCTGGTAGGGCGTCCGCTGCGGTGCCGGCATCGTTATTGCGTTATGGCATAGAAAAATTCGATATGACACTGCGTTCCCCGACGGTCACCGGGAACACCGTCGTCTCCAGCGTGAACCGTGGGCCTGACGATTTGCAGTTTGGAAGTTCGCCCGTCGTCCTGACGGCCGGATTTCCGGGGCTGTCTCCGATGATGGGCGTGACGCACGGCGTACACGGCATCGGAGACACCATCGCCGTCAGCGTGCATGCGGCCGAGTCGGCGATCGGCGACATCGACTCTTACGCCGAGAGATTGGAGGCGGCCTTGACCGCCGAACACCCCTAG
- a CDS encoding protein of uncharacterised function DUF222 has product MRSIRWLRNVRVDRFDHMFEELVAAADGARGAGVIGAWARVENAACARRLAAAADVLERLIVEAGAVDREQWCIDNWTIAAAEVAAAQGVSLGVASHQLLLADDLRRRLPRVAEVFATGAITYRTVAAVAHRSRLVRDAGALRKLDNELATHLSGWATLSTEKLHTAIDTCVDRYDPAAVRRAEYAARGRHIDIHNPADGSGTATIEGTLVATDADALDARLDAMAAAVCAHDPRTAEQRRSDALGAIGHGAERLACACGRADCDAAAPTPSTVVVHVIAREDSLGDDTPAMLDGHVSYSQEPEPAGPAATDPGYLMGKGLLPAPLLAGKLAATATHQPLIHPGQAGPEPRYRPSAKLAWFVRCRDMTCRFPGCDVAATDCDLDHTIAYPAGPTQAANLKCLCRQHHLLKTFAGWRDKQYPDGRVEWTSREGQTYTTHPGSRMLFPQLCRHTPPAIVDHTADTDSNGDASQARTLKMPRRKQTRTQARHQAITDERRHNQTIVDQLMAERNKPPPF; this is encoded by the coding sequence ATGCGCTCTATCCGCTGGTTGCGCAACGTCCGGGTCGATAGATTCGATCACATGTTCGAAGAGTTGGTGGCCGCCGCCGACGGTGCCCGGGGTGCGGGTGTGATCGGGGCGTGGGCGCGGGTGGAAAACGCCGCCTGCGCGCGCCGGCTGGCCGCGGCCGCCGACGTCCTGGAACGTTTGATCGTCGAAGCCGGGGCCGTCGATCGCGAACAGTGGTGCATCGACAACTGGACCATCGCCGCCGCCGAGGTCGCCGCCGCCCAAGGCGTCTCCCTGGGAGTGGCCTCTCACCAACTACTGCTCGCCGATGACCTACGCCGGCGCTTACCGCGCGTGGCCGAGGTGTTCGCCACTGGGGCCATCACTTACCGCACCGTGGCCGCAGTGGCCCACCGCAGCCGCCTGGTGCGCGATGCGGGCGCGCTGAGAAAACTCGACAACGAGCTGGCCACCCACCTCAGCGGATGGGCCACCCTGTCCACGGAAAAGCTGCACACCGCCATCGACACCTGCGTGGACCGCTACGACCCCGCCGCCGTGCGGCGCGCCGAATACGCCGCGCGCGGACGCCACATCGACATCCACAACCCCGCCGACGGATCAGGCACTGCCACCATCGAAGGCACACTGGTGGCCACCGACGCCGACGCCCTCGATGCCCGCCTGGACGCCATGGCCGCCGCGGTCTGCGCCCACGACCCGCGCACCGCCGAACAACGCCGCTCTGATGCCTTGGGCGCCATCGGCCATGGTGCTGAGCGGCTGGCCTGCGCGTGCGGGCGCGCTGACTGCGACGCTGCCGCACCCACCCCCAGCACGGTCGTGGTCCATGTGATCGCGCGCGAAGACTCACTGGGCGATGACACCCCGGCCATGCTCGACGGGCACGTGTCCTACAGCCAAGAGCCCGAACCCGCCGGGCCGGCCGCCACCGACCCGGGCTATCTGATGGGCAAGGGCCTGCTGCCGGCCCCGCTGCTGGCCGGCAAGCTGGCCGCCACCGCCACCCACCAACCCCTCATCCATCCCGGGCAGGCCGGGCCCGAACCGCGCTACCGGCCCTCAGCCAAGCTGGCGTGGTTCGTGCGCTGCCGCGATATGACGTGTCGGTTCCCCGGCTGTGACGTGGCCGCCACCGACTGCGATCTCGACCACACCATCGCCTACCCCGCCGGACCCACCCAAGCCGCCAACCTCAAATGCTTATGCCGCCAACATCATCTGTTGAAAACCTTCGCCGGCTGGCGCGACAAGCAATACCCCGACGGCAGAGTCGAGTGGACCTCACGCGAGGGCCAGACCTACACCACCCACCCCGGTAGCCGAATGCTGTTTCCCCAACTGTGCCGCCACACCCCCCCCGCCATCGTCGACCACACAGCCGACACCGACAGCAACGGCGACGCCAGCCAGGCGCGCACCCTGAAAATGCCGCGCCGCAAACAAACCCGCACCCAAGCCCGCCATCAAGCCATCACCGACGAACGCCGCCACAACCAAACCATCGTCGACCAACTCATGGCCGAACGCAACAAACCCCCACCCTTCTAG
- a CDS encoding DoxX family protein: protein MNPNLGITRVRADAESWGYLVHATGANKVGWNAEGRVRTHGVGVTTTRSCEGAGQWLNTWPRFCCMTAYDVGVLILRVVLGLTMAAHGYNKFFGPGGLSGTAGWFDSMGMKPGKFHARVAATTEMAAGIGLALGLLTPIPAAGFVALMLVAAWTVHRANGFFIVKEGWEYNLVLAAAAVGIATIGAGKLSLDHLLFSSTSFYDLLHGWWGLVISLGLGLLGGIGQLAIFYRPPAKTDA, encoded by the coding sequence ATGAACCCCAACTTGGGGATAACCCGCGTGCGGGCGGATGCCGAGAGCTGGGGATACCTGGTTCACGCGACGGGGGCGAACAAGGTCGGCTGGAACGCGGAGGGCCGGGTACGCACGCACGGCGTGGGGGTGACGACCACTCGATCATGCGAGGGGGCTGGGCAGTGGCTTAACACATGGCCTAGATTTTGTTGCATGACTGCCTACGACGTCGGAGTGCTGATCCTGCGCGTGGTTCTGGGCCTGACCATGGCCGCCCACGGCTACAACAAGTTCTTCGGACCCGGAGGCCTCAGCGGCACTGCCGGGTGGTTCGACAGCATGGGGATGAAGCCGGGCAAGTTCCACGCCCGAGTCGCCGCGACGACCGAGATGGCGGCCGGCATCGGGCTCGCGCTCGGCCTGCTCACCCCGATACCCGCCGCGGGCTTCGTGGCGCTCATGCTCGTCGCCGCGTGGACCGTGCACCGGGCCAACGGCTTCTTCATCGTCAAGGAAGGTTGGGAGTACAACCTCGTGCTCGCCGCCGCTGCCGTCGGCATCGCGACGATCGGCGCGGGCAAGCTCAGCCTCGACCACCTGCTGTTCAGCTCGACGAGCTTCTACGACCTGCTGCACGGGTGGTGGGGTCTGGTCATCTCGCTGGGTCTCGGCCTGCTCGGCGGCATCGGTCAGCTGGCGATCTTCTACCGGCCGCCCGCCAAGACCGACGCCTGA
- a CDS encoding Transmembrane protein of uncharacterised function (DUF3556) — MGFLKQDAPVVDYEEWSKGSRAEKIVPMARHWAEVGFGTPVVLHLFYVVKILLYILGAWLIAISTTGIDGFTNVASWYNEPIVFEKVVLYTMLFEVVGLGCGFGPLNNRFFPPMGSILYWLRPNTIRLPPWPTRIPLTKGDTRTPFDALLYAALLVLLVVALFSDGTGPIPELGTTVGVLPVWQIAAILGVLAVLGLRDKVIFLAARGEVYASLAVCFLFAGPDIIIAAKLVCLTIWLGAATSKLNKHFPFVISTMMSNNPVFRPKWIKRKFFERFPDDLRPGRASRWLAHFSTAIEGLVPLVLFFSNGGWPTYSAAFVMLVFHFGILSSIPMGVPLEWNVFMMFAVLALFVGHPGIGLGDLQSPWPIVLFAVVAGTVILGNLFPRKVSFLPGMRYYAGNWDTGLWCVKPSASAKIEENVVSIASMPQAQMERYYGSPETAQMYLYMGYAFRAFNSHGRAMFTLAHRAMAGHNEDDYVLTDGERICSTAIGWNFGDGHMHNEQLIEALQKRCNFEPGEIIVVLIDGQPIHRQTQQYRLVDAATGEFERGYIRVADMVTRQPWDDTVPVHVTWQKDSADAP; from the coding sequence ATGGGGTTCTTGAAACAGGACGCGCCTGTCGTCGATTACGAGGAGTGGAGTAAGGGCAGCCGCGCCGAGAAGATCGTGCCCATGGCCCGGCACTGGGCCGAGGTGGGATTCGGGACGCCGGTGGTCCTGCACCTGTTCTACGTCGTCAAGATCCTGCTCTACATCCTCGGCGCATGGCTGATCGCGATCAGCACCACGGGGATCGATGGGTTCACCAACGTCGCCTCCTGGTACAACGAGCCGATCGTGTTCGAGAAGGTCGTGCTGTACACGATGCTGTTCGAGGTCGTCGGCCTCGGCTGCGGCTTCGGACCACTCAACAACCGCTTCTTCCCGCCGATGGGCTCGATCCTGTACTGGTTGCGGCCGAACACGATTCGGCTGCCTCCGTGGCCGACCCGGATCCCGTTGACCAAAGGCGACACCCGCACACCGTTCGACGCGTTGCTCTACGCCGCCCTACTGGTGCTGCTCGTCGTGGCGCTGTTCTCCGACGGGACCGGACCGATACCCGAACTGGGGACGACGGTCGGCGTGTTGCCGGTGTGGCAGATCGCTGCCATCCTCGGCGTTCTTGCCGTGCTGGGCCTGCGCGACAAGGTGATCTTCCTGGCTGCCCGCGGCGAGGTGTACGCCTCGCTCGCGGTCTGCTTCCTGTTCGCCGGGCCCGACATCATCATCGCGGCCAAACTCGTGTGCCTGACGATCTGGCTCGGCGCAGCGACGTCGAAGCTCAACAAACACTTCCCATTCGTCATCTCCACGATGATGAGCAACAACCCGGTGTTCCGGCCCAAGTGGATCAAACGCAAGTTCTTCGAACGCTTTCCGGACGACCTGCGACCCGGGCGCGCATCACGGTGGCTGGCGCATTTCAGCACGGCGATCGAAGGCCTGGTTCCGCTGGTGCTGTTCTTCTCCAACGGGGGCTGGCCGACCTACAGCGCCGCGTTCGTGATGTTGGTCTTCCACTTCGGCATCCTGTCCTCGATTCCGATGGGCGTGCCGCTGGAGTGGAACGTCTTCATGATGTTCGCGGTCCTGGCGCTCTTCGTGGGACATCCGGGCATCGGCCTCGGCGACCTGCAGAGTCCATGGCCGATCGTCTTGTTCGCCGTCGTCGCGGGCACCGTGATTCTCGGAAACCTGTTCCCGCGCAAGGTGTCCTTCCTGCCGGGCATGCGCTACTACGCGGGCAACTGGGACACCGGGCTGTGGTGTGTGAAACCGTCAGCCTCGGCGAAGATCGAGGAGAACGTCGTCTCGATCGCGAGCATGCCGCAGGCGCAGATGGAGCGGTACTACGGCAGCCCCGAGACCGCCCAGATGTATCTCTACATGGGATACGCCTTCCGCGCGTTCAACTCTCACGGTCGCGCCATGTTCACCCTCGCCCACCGGGCGATGGCCGGGCACAACGAGGACGACTATGTGCTGACCGACGGTGAGCGCATCTGCAGCACCGCGATCGGCTGGAACTTCGGCGACGGCCATATGCACAACGAACAACTCATCGAGGCCCTGCAGAAGCGCTGCAATTTCGAGCCGGGAGAAATCATCGTCGTGCTGATCGACGGGCAGCCGATCCACCGGCAGACCCAGCAGTATCGGTTGGTCGACGCCGCGACAGGGGAATTCGAGCGGGGCTACATCCGCGTCGCCGACATGGTCACCCGCCAGCCGTGGGACGACACCGTTCCCGTCCACGTCACGTGGCAGAAGGACAGCGCTGACGCTCCCTAG
- the pdhR_1 gene encoding transcriptional regulator gives MIGPDGVGAGTTVRSPKTAELVAGTLRRMVVDGQLKDGDFLPNEAELMAHFGVSRPTLREAVRVLESERLVEVRRGSRTGARVRVPGPEIVARPAGLLLELSGATIADLMTARAGIEPMAVRLLAESGSAEAFDELDGLLEEHVPSGWQNDTLAETTGDFHRRVVELSGNATLSIIAGMLHEITVRHNAFLFKERRPVSRADFDKLMRSYRKLMQLLRSGDGAAAEAHWRKHLDTARELLLQGLEDVQVRDVMG, from the coding sequence ATGATCGGCCCGGACGGCGTCGGCGCCGGAACGACGGTGCGGTCACCGAAGACCGCCGAACTCGTCGCCGGAACGCTGCGCCGCATGGTGGTCGACGGCCAACTCAAGGACGGCGACTTCCTCCCCAACGAAGCGGAGCTGATGGCCCACTTCGGGGTGAGCCGGCCGACCTTGCGGGAGGCCGTCCGGGTCCTGGAGTCCGAACGCCTCGTCGAGGTGCGGCGCGGGTCGCGCACCGGCGCCCGCGTTCGCGTGCCCGGCCCCGAGATCGTCGCCCGCCCCGCCGGCTTGCTGCTCGAGTTGTCCGGCGCGACGATCGCCGACCTGATGACGGCGCGCGCCGGAATCGAACCGATGGCGGTGCGGCTTCTGGCCGAGTCCGGTTCGGCCGAGGCGTTCGACGAGCTCGACGGCCTGCTCGAAGAGCACGTGCCCTCCGGCTGGCAGAACGACACCCTGGCCGAGACGACGGGCGACTTCCACAGGCGCGTCGTCGAGTTGTCGGGCAACGCGACCCTGTCCATCATCGCCGGCATGCTGCACGAGATCACGGTGCGCCACAACGCATTCCTGTTCAAGGAACGTCGGCCGGTCTCCCGTGCCGACTTCGACAAGTTGATGCGTTCGTACCGGAAGTTAATGCAGCTGTTGAGGTCCGGCGACGGCGCGGCCGCTGAAGCACATTGGCGCAAGCACCTCGACACCGCGCGGGAACTGCTGTTGCAGGGACTCGAGGATGTCCAGGTCCGCGACGTCATGGGCTAG